One Paraburkholderia caffeinilytica DNA segment encodes these proteins:
- a CDS encoding tautomerase family protein: protein MPLYTLITQDGVLSSDAKARLAMELTILHSDYAGVPKNWVHVVFQDYAPGSGFTAGEPAATAALTLLMRAGRSPEYKRELIQRLWKLFQTATGAPDDQIVVGIQDVPASQAMEMGQVMPDVAGE from the coding sequence GCCGCTCTACACCTTGATTACTCAGGACGGCGTTCTCAGCAGTGACGCCAAGGCCAGGCTCGCGATGGAACTGACAATCCTGCACTCCGACTATGCGGGCGTGCCAAAAAACTGGGTACACGTCGTGTTTCAGGACTATGCGCCGGGCAGCGGGTTCACTGCGGGAGAACCCGCTGCAACTGCCGCGCTCACGCTCCTGATGCGGGCAGGGCGATCACCCGAATACAAGCGGGAATTGATACAGCGTCTTTGGAAACTGTTCCAGACCGCGACGGGCGCGCCCGATGACCAGATTGTCGTTGGCATTCAGGACGTGCCCGCCAGTCAGGCGATGGAGATGGGCCAGGTCATGCCGGACGTCGCGGGCGAATAG
- a CDS encoding thioesterase family protein, whose translation MSLLIRLLILLFASRRRSRLHVLDTCITPFRVWLNDLDVLRHMNNGRYFTILDLARVDLMMRSGLWRQLKARGWYPVVTLETMRFHRSLELGDRYNVRTRVIGWDEKHIFIEQGFVRDDVQVALSVVRARFLKRSGGVVTTAELLQLSEITQPSPELPEWVASWSEAEGGLALKQSTFASSVS comes from the coding sequence ATGAGTCTATTAATTCGTTTGCTGATTCTGTTATTCGCCAGTCGTCGCCGGAGCCGGCTGCACGTGCTCGACACGTGTATCACGCCGTTTCGCGTCTGGCTAAACGACCTCGACGTGTTGCGTCACATGAACAACGGCCGTTATTTCACGATCCTCGACCTGGCGCGCGTGGATCTGATGATGCGGAGTGGTCTATGGCGGCAATTGAAGGCACGAGGCTGGTATCCCGTCGTCACACTGGAAACGATGCGTTTTCACCGGTCGCTCGAGCTTGGCGACCGCTACAACGTCCGCACGCGTGTTATCGGTTGGGATGAAAAGCACATCTTCATCGAACAAGGGTTCGTGCGCGACGATGTGCAGGTCGCATTGTCGGTTGTGCGAGCACGGTTCCTGAAGCGAAGCGGCGGCGTCGTGACGACGGCCGAGTTGCTGCAACTGTCGGAGATTACGCAACCTTCGCCGGAGTTGCCCGAATGGGTCGCGAGCTGGAGTGAGGCCGAAGGAGGGTTGGCGTTGAAGCAGTCTACGTTTGCCTCATCCGTTTCTTAA
- a CDS encoding ABC transporter substrate-binding protein, with protein MATVFAPSGTLRASINLGNPVLASLDPATGEPVGVSVDLATEFAKRLGVPLQLVVVKSAGASVENVSQDKADIGFFAVDPKRGQEIAFTKPYVLIEGFYLVRDSSPIAANEDVDRPGVTVAVGKGSAYDLFLTRELHHATLVRMPTSPAVVQGFLDQHLDVAAGVKQQLEEDAAKTGGLRILDQRFMVIRQAMGVPKTRGDEAVAYLSRFVEDMKASGFVAASLARHHIAGAAVADNNE; from the coding sequence ATGGCGACGGTGTTCGCGCCGAGCGGCACGCTGCGCGCATCGATCAATCTCGGCAATCCTGTTCTCGCCAGTCTTGATCCGGCGACGGGCGAACCGGTCGGCGTGTCTGTCGATCTCGCCACCGAATTCGCCAAACGACTGGGCGTGCCATTGCAACTGGTCGTGGTCAAGTCGGCGGGCGCCTCGGTTGAAAACGTGAGTCAGGACAAGGCGGACATCGGGTTCTTCGCCGTCGATCCGAAGCGCGGACAGGAGATCGCATTCACCAAACCGTATGTGCTGATAGAAGGGTTCTATCTCGTGCGCGACAGTTCGCCAATCGCCGCCAACGAGGACGTCGATCGACCCGGCGTGACGGTCGCGGTCGGCAAGGGCAGCGCCTACGATCTGTTTCTGACGCGCGAACTGCATCACGCGACACTCGTCCGGATGCCGACTTCACCGGCGGTTGTGCAAGGCTTTCTGGATCAGCATCTGGACGTGGCTGCAGGCGTCAAGCAACAGCTCGAAGAAGACGCCGCTAAAACCGGTGGATTGCGGATATTGGACCAGCGCTTCATGGTGATCCGTCAGGCGATGGGCGTGCCAAAGACCAGGGGCGATGAAGCGGTTGCGTATCTGTCGAGGTTCGTCGAGGACATGAAGGCGTCAGGCTTCGTCGCGGCTTCGCTGGCGCGACATCACATCGCGGGCGCGGCAGTCGCCGACAACAACGAGTAG
- a CDS encoding winged helix-turn-helix transcriptional regulator encodes MPKRRKYDEVPACAMVATLNLINGRWKGVILYYLQTKGTMRFNELHRQLPGCTPRLLVKQLRELEDDAFITRTVYPVVPPKVEYALTDEGRTIGPILSQLNEWGTGWLERRGLRPKAVDAA; translated from the coding sequence ATGCCGAAGCGTCGCAAATACGATGAAGTGCCGGCGTGCGCAATGGTCGCGACGCTCAACCTCATCAACGGCCGCTGGAAAGGCGTGATCCTCTATTACCTGCAGACCAAAGGTACGATGAGGTTCAACGAGTTGCACCGTCAACTGCCGGGATGCACGCCGCGGCTGCTCGTGAAGCAATTGCGTGAACTCGAAGACGATGCCTTCATTACCCGCACGGTTTATCCCGTCGTGCCGCCCAAAGTCGAATACGCGTTGACGGACGAGGGACGTACGATCGGCCCGATTCTTTCGCAGCTCAACGAGTGGGGAACGGGCTGGCTGGAGCGGCGGGGCTTGCGGCCAAAAGCCGTTGACGCGGCATAG